The Verrucomicrobium spinosum DSM 4136 = JCM 18804 genome includes a region encoding these proteins:
- a CDS encoding MotA/TolQ/ExbB proton channel family protein, producing the protein MSLKAEPEWAGKVVRCPGCNTKLQIPENIGGAPPAAEAPAPGPAPSFSSSAPLPDAAPPPPIGGGLDSFVQRPERLGWKESDPTNPNGYLSFAIGVVLTVAWFGIVYPFQAPAAKAVAEYSSMETIANVFFKHFLISFINTMFFFWAAAILYLKLGKLKHQREALFLDVLPAELGREINGQNVGNFIDHLYNMPVRLRDSLMVNRIRKALELFEVRQNTPDVGSMMSSQSSIDGARIGGSYIMLKAFLWAIPLMGFIGTVIGLSHAIGGMSFANMDDVSAIVGSISAVTSGLGTAFDATLLGLVLAVFLNFPMNALAKNEDEMLNEIDAFCNEVLLPRLNDGAGAGGGDVAAIADSVMRGLAGAQKEFLVDLNELSKRMNEYASNLDKRSDAFQQVVTKEFINNTTQMRTEMQESLKDSLKVVTQYMGALETGVRGLNTVLKELGEKQILVQQVKKKGWFGRD; encoded by the coding sequence ATGAGTCTGAAGGCCGAGCCGGAATGGGCTGGCAAAGTGGTCCGCTGCCCCGGCTGCAACACCAAGCTGCAGATTCCTGAGAACATCGGTGGTGCGCCGCCTGCGGCAGAGGCTCCCGCTCCTGGTCCTGCTCCGTCCTTCAGCAGCTCTGCGCCGCTGCCAGATGCTGCTCCGCCTCCGCCTATTGGCGGCGGTTTGGATAGTTTCGTGCAGCGTCCAGAGCGCCTCGGTTGGAAGGAAAGCGATCCCACCAACCCCAACGGTTACCTCAGCTTTGCCATCGGTGTCGTGCTGACCGTTGCGTGGTTTGGCATTGTCTATCCCTTCCAGGCACCAGCCGCCAAGGCGGTGGCGGAGTACAGCTCGATGGAAACGATCGCGAACGTGTTCTTCAAGCACTTCCTGATCAGCTTCATCAACACGATGTTCTTCTTCTGGGCTGCGGCGATTCTTTATCTCAAGCTGGGCAAGTTGAAGCATCAGCGTGAAGCCTTGTTCTTGGACGTCCTCCCGGCAGAGTTGGGCCGTGAGATCAACGGCCAAAACGTCGGCAACTTCATCGATCACCTCTACAATATGCCTGTCCGTCTGCGTGACAGCTTGATGGTGAACCGCATCCGCAAGGCGCTGGAACTCTTCGAAGTTCGCCAGAACACGCCGGATGTCGGCTCCATGATGTCCAGCCAGTCCAGCATCGATGGTGCCCGTATCGGCGGCAGTTACATCATGCTGAAGGCGTTCCTTTGGGCCATTCCGCTCATGGGCTTCATTGGTACGGTTATCGGTCTTTCCCACGCCATCGGGGGCATGAGTTTTGCCAACATGGATGACGTGAGCGCGATTGTGGGTTCCATCAGTGCGGTGACGAGCGGTCTCGGTACCGCTTTCGACGCGACGCTGTTGGGCCTTGTGCTTGCGGTGTTCCTGAATTTCCCAATGAACGCCCTCGCCAAGAACGAGGACGAGATGCTCAACGAGATCGACGCCTTCTGCAACGAAGTGCTCCTGCCCCGCCTGAACGACGGTGCTGGCGCGGGTGGTGGCGATGTGGCGGCAATCGCCGACTCCGTGATGCGCGGCCTGGCCGGCGCTCAGAAGGAGTTCCTTGTGGACCTCAATGAGCTGTCGAAGCGGATGAACGAATACGCCAGCAATCTGGACAAACGCTCTGACGCCTTCCAGCAGGTGGTCACCAAGGAGTTCATCAACAACACGACCCAGATGCGCACGGAGATGCAGGAGTCGCTCAAAGATTCCCTCAAGGTTGTCACCCAGTACATGGGCGCGCTTGAGACGGGTGTGCGTGGCTTGAACACCGTGCTCAAGGAGCTGGGTGAAAAGCAAATTCTCGTACAGCAGGTGAAGAAGAAGGGCTGGTTCGGCCGCGACTGA